The genome window TGACCTTTTTAGACGCGCGTGACCACAGCAGGAGCCGCCGCCGCAGCAGCAGACGACGCAGCGCCTCCGAGGAACGACAAGAATCCGGAGTTCACCTGTTCCTGATCATCCAAAAACAAATCCTCCGGCACTCTAAACGCGCCGTGCGCGCACACAATCGCCAGTCCAACCAACACCGCCGTTATAATCACCGATCCAACGCTCGTCAGGAACACCACAACGATTGTACTCACTATGAGTATACCTAGGGTTTCGCGATCGGAGAAAGTACGGCCGAGCACCACCACCGGCTGATCCGCCGGCCTAAAAAGGTACAAAAACAGCCACGCGCCGAGGAGAGAGACGAGAACGATGAGAGAGAACGGatgagagaggagagagaaagcGAGTATGACCGCGACTACGGTGAGATAGTTGACGCGGAAGTACGAGAAGTTCTTGCGGACGCGCGAGGCGGCGTCGGTGATGGAGTCAGGCCGCGAGAGAGAGGAGCGGTCGATGAGCTCGTACCAGGGGCGGCGTTGAGTGAAGGCGCGTCGGACGGAGGAGGAGAGGCGCGTGACAAAGGCGCGTAAGGCGGGGGTGGTGAGTGGGGTTTGGGAGTCTGGATTGGAGATTGGGAGAGGGGTTTGCTGGGATGCCATGTCGTGGCCTGTGGGAGAGTGGAGTGTAGACAAGTTAGCGTGTTTTGTGTTGATGTATGTATACACAGTGTAATAGTTTTGGAAGGTATATATTCCCTCCTTTGTTTTATTAAATGTGATCGCTTGAAATATTATTGACCGGTGAATTaagtttattttaaattttagtttttccaataattcttatattataaatagatagcaaaaattatatatatttatattatattgtttataataattatggagTTGGCATGTTTTAAATAATACGGAGTAGGCAAACATGGAGCactttaattatttatcaattagCAAAAATATATAGGTAATTGTTAACGGAGGATTTTGGTTAACaagaattttatgattttgagaATTTAGGGTTTACGAAAAAAGAGCGGTTGAGCTTGAAAGATGTGTCTTGTGTATCAGATCTCATATCCCAATATGCCTGCGTACCtatgttttttataaaatcaagcCCACGCAGTTCTGTTCTGTTAGAATTGAGCCTGTCTCGAAAGATTTTAAGGATAATgctgaattaatttattttaatttgatataattttcGAGTTGTGATATTCTTCCGGATTTAAAAGATATCGTTTGGAGATATCTTTTGTGATAGTTGATTCTTTCCCCGT of Daucus carota subsp. sativus chromosome 3, DH1 v3.0, whole genome shotgun sequence contains these proteins:
- the LOC108211071 gene encoding PRA1 family protein B3, producing MASQQTPLPISNPDSQTPLTTPALRAFVTRLSSSVRRAFTQRRPWYELIDRSSLSRPDSITDAASRVRKNFSYFRVNYLTVVAVILAFSLLSHPFSLIVLVSLLGAWLFLYLFRPADQPVVVLGRTFSDRETLGILIVSTIVVVFLTSVGSVIITAVLVGLAIVCAHGAFRVPEDLFLDDQEQVNSGFLSFLGGAASSAAAAAAPAVVTRV